The Cheilinus undulatus linkage group 17, ASM1832078v1, whole genome shotgun sequence genomic sequence attttgttgaccaaattaaaaaaaaattaccagggaattatcaagcaaccTAAATAGAAAAtgatcatcttatttctaagaaattactttgtaaaatACCACCTATTAACCAgggaattgccacaatattacaagggttaaGATAGTGTAACCctaattgccacaatattatgaggaatTACTAGTTAATTTACACATTATTACCAGgtacttccttaatattaccaagttataacttggtaaaatacctGCGTATTTCTATGTAATTACACCTTATTCTTGAAATATTACTTGATAATTACCACTTATTACTATAGAATGCAAGGCAATTCAAGTCTACTAGATTAAAGTGCTACTAAAACTAAAGTTTCACAATACAATATGTACTATATCATATACCTAACTGCTATGAAAGTTATGTATCTTTTAACTTTCAGACATATCCAAAATGGCATGAAGACTTGATAAATTAAAATGCAATCAGAAGTGTTTGGAGAAACATCAGTGATACATGGAAAAACTAACAGACAGTGATTACAAGGCTTCTGGGTCTCATATATAGGAGCagaatataaaaaaagagatgatatagactggtaTCTTCCCACCAGGAATTACACTGAGAACAGACAGGTGGCAGGCAGCTCAGACAGAAACACATTTGTCACAAATGGATTTTCGAGAGAAGTGTATTGTGGGAACAGGCCTGACAGGGTGTTTACTGTCAGTTCTAAGAAACACAAACAGTACAGGAGAATGTGACATGCTTGACAATAAGCTTTTTAGCAACAGGACAAGAAACTGTGTTCAAACGTATCCACATTTCAACGGCAGTCCTGCTGTACTGACacaaggaaaaaatgaactggGAGCCTGTCATTGTAATTACATGTTTAAGAgattttgcttcatttaaagACCAAACTCACCTCAACCTCTATGGTCCCTGAGAGAAGAAGAGCCCCAAAGATTATCAATAAAGAGCcaatcaaaaacagaaacactgccaGTGCAATCGCCTTGTAAGGGACCTTTGGTGGGCTTTTCTTGAACTGAAAGAGAACAAATAAAAGACACAGATGTTTTATCATGAGTATAGTTGACTGCAGCACATAGCACTGCTTACATGCAACACGTTATCACTACAGAATGCGTTCCTGTCAAGAGGAGAAACATATGTCAAACCCTAACAAATAACCTGACAACAAACAGAACCACTAAGTTAATCAGACTTGCTCTTTACCAGACAGCTTCGACTCTGGTGTAAAACCAGACAGCTTTAGTGTCTTTCCAGGGAGACGTTAAATCAGGATTCACCTCACATTAATTGCTTGCAGTAGTAAAGAGTTTACTAATAGCTTGGATCCTCCTGAGCAATCCATACAGCAGCATGGTGAGATGACAGAGACACAATAAAGTCTAAAGAAGAGTCTCACCTGCAAGTCTATGTAACCGTCATCGTCAGCAGCCAGCCGTGAATACTTGACCTTGTTGTTTGGAGCTCCAGCAATCAACACATTGCTTCTAGCTGCTTTCATTATTGCTTAGAAACTGtttggaagaaaaaaagtagaaaggttatcatcattattattatcttcATAGTTACCTTTGATTTCTGTCCAATGACAGTATCTCAACGAAACTCTCTGCTGTTGATTATTTTTTGATAGTGCCCAAACATGCCAAATTTAAttatatgtcacatttattCTAAGCATCCAAAAAACACCTGTTTTAAAAAACGCTGCAGTACAGATCACAAAGACCAAGAGGTTAATGAGCAGGATATGCTCATGCTAAtccccttttcttttcctctatgttacctcTCATCTCTCATTAATGTAACACAAAACTAGCATTCCTGTATGTCAAACATCTTTTCACTCAGCatgatttttctgtttcaaaGGCAGAGATGAACGTCTCTTTTGAAAGTATGAACTGATCAAATGAGGTGTTTGCAGCACACTGTCAGAGCAGCTCTCAGAAATTTGAtcctcaagtttttttttttttctacaacagTTGTTTTCTCCTCCGTAGTTCATAGACGGAATGAAATGAAAGCCAATTATTCCCTTGGCCTCCTCTCTCAAGCAACCTGTGTGCACACTGCAGGGAAAATGTTTAGTAATTACGTTCAGATGGAGAAAATTTGTATTTATCCAGTGCTCTTTTTTAGCCATGGGGGATGTTGCCTTCCATGTTCACAGTAATTGTAATAACACCGCACATGTCAGTCTGCAGGAATAAAGACAAATTACTCCACATTATTTAACAGATTATCACTGATGTATTTGCTGCACCAAACAGAGATGGGCCAACAAATCACCACAACATTGATCTGCAGCAGAGGCGTGACAACTTATGTGCTGTGATCTTCCTCGAGGCCTAAGTTTGTTTTATGGGAAATTTTAGCTCAATGCATTCACATACTTGAGCCCCCCACAGGGAGTGAGATCTGTGAATAAAAACCGTTGTTCTTGCTCGAACAGAGCATGGAGGAGTTCTcagaaattgtatttttatattgCAGGCAGTTGTCACATCAACTTGCCACAGAGCCACAGTGATGAAGGAAGCTCCAGGTTATAGTTATTGTAATTTTGCAGCACACACTGCAACTAGAGAATACTGTGGATTTAGCAAAAATGGAGGCAAGTGTTTACAATGCTGTTCTGAATGTCCCTATGTTATCAGAGAGAAACATATGCAGGTTTAAACACAtgccaaaattacaaatatgtAGGCGTATGCATTAGTATTCGCCTGGACTGGattcagagggagagagagaaccTTTTCTGCAAAGTCACAAGATTGTtttgataaactttatttgGTAAGCTTACTTTTTTCCTGGTATTAGCATGTGAGGTTACATGAATGATTAATAATGTGATAAACCATAGAAAGTCTTAAAATACGATGCCAGTCCACCAATACAACAAAATCTGCATTCACTGTATCCCCCAGTTGTTTACCTAGATtttctgcttgaatttgtcaCCTATATATGCTTTGTAAATTTAGACTTTGCATGTTTGGGAAATTTTATCAAATTGCAGTTTCTCTTAAGTAGTGTAGATATTACAGAGGAAACTGAGGTCGGGTTTTTGGTAAAGTCTGTACAACCTAAGGAATTTACAatgataatttaaaatgtcacacAATGTGAAGTACACACATGATACATCTACTTTATAGAAAGAATAagcactcagtgaagaaatcccttaacAGTTAATCCTTTAATATTAACCCACACAAGCCAGCTGTGCAGGGATGTCAGTGGGGACTCTGCTTCACTTGTGTTTCATTCAGTTAGTCTcatgacacctccagagggcttaATAGTGATCTCTAGCAGAGGTCAACCAATATTGGTTTCTCAGGGCCAATACGATACTTTTTATAAGTACTTTAAGAGACAGATTACTGATATTTGGAACtgttatgcatttattatgacgtACAAAATGTactaaatgtggcaaaagtaaaattgtacGATCAAAAACTGAGGggaaataaacaatttagcccTTTTACTCCTACTTAGGTATGCTTTAACCAGATCAACTGTAcctttacttgagtacattACTCTTATACACTGTCAATTATAATGTGAGTTttgctgttgtattttaatttattatagaggtgtgagcATGCTCAGTTCTTTCATGAGGTTGTCTGAGGgtgttttctcttctttttctcttgttgttcttgccaataaggagagatcatattttactgcacaACACCTCGGTATCTGTTCAGAActtaaagttaactttaaattaCATACTTTCAAcatgagtagatttatagaacaGTGCTTTTTACTTGAGTAATATTTAagcagagtaactgtacttttactagaGTTACAAAAGTTGtgaactttttccacctctgtgtACCACCCAGCTCTAATTCCCTTAGTGGAGGGCGTACAGATGATATGGAATTTTATGTATGCTTTCATGTCCttgacatactgtatatatatttagaataggaaaaaaaaatagtctaTAAAAGCAGCACTTTTAGACCATGTGAATTGTAGTAACATATAATAATACAGCTGAACATCCTATTAAGCAAACTTTGGATTAAAACGTTGAAAGTGGTATGGTTTTTCTGAAAGAATTTGGTCTTATGATCCACTAGTGTTTAATCCAAAGTCCTAGCTACAATGGTTTCCTTGGAACAGAATTAATGCACATGCTTTATCTTAACTTTAGAGATGTAAACACTACAGGCTGTATTGAGGGACTTGTCTTAGTCTCACGTTGTTGTTGAACTGGAATACTACAAAGTGTAGTCTATCTTGTGACACTTTCTGTTACTTTCCTGTCATGTTTCTGTGCCATTAAATTGTACAGCCTATATTGAGTCATTACCCAAAAAATAAAGTAGACAGAAACAGTTTTCCATCATCCCAGGAGTGAAATCCTTCCAGTATTTAGTTATAGCTAATGTGTGGACAGTTACTGTCTTGTTTTACTCTGATTTAAATCAGTTATTTATAGCAAGAATTAACCATCTATTTCCTGTACAGTTGTTACCGTTACAAAATAATGTAGTTGCAGAGCAGACAAGTTGACTGCTAAGTGAGCTGCTCGTCTATTTGACTTGTTTTAGTTGTTTATGTCTAGCTTATTAACGCTCCGACGTAATTAGCTGCAGCATTAGCTTCTTTACTAAAGCTATATAACGTAACGTCACACGCCTTACTGCATTTATTCTGAATATGTGTCGTAAGCTCGTACCTCTCTTACCTGAATTAGAGATATACAACGTGTGTCTGTGTCGAGTTGACAGTTCCTCTACGACGCCACATCTACATAATAGTTTTCATTGATGGAATTAGAGCGTACGTCTACTTCCTTGTTTACAAGCAGCGCGCATGCGTAGAAACAATGTCCTGCTTCTTATCCTGCCAAGCTAGAAGGACTCATGCATAAGCTGTCTAAACCTTAATTTGAGTTAGCTAGGTATATCTTGAGTGACTGATAAGGGATTAAACTTTACTGTGAAACAGGAACAATCCCAGCCTTCAGTAACACTTATTTAAACTCTAACCTTATAGAAAGCAGATAAAGCCAGGCTGCTTAAGTTatcaaaaatgacaacagagattcattgtttttgttttatattttcttaacATGATGTTTTGGGATTTgttggcattaaaaaaaaatcctgggcAGTTTTCGTGATTTGTAGGCACCAGGTAGAGACATTAGGCCCATTTAGCACTTTTTTTGGACAAAGTCTaaaaaagcttcttttttttttcttttttcttttttctttcttttttttttgtgaaacaaTGTTGTTTCATTTAGGGGCTGATAATTTTGTCCTCTCCTGTAAATAGCTGTTAATTATTCAAACTCACCAcatcttcatttttaatgtgtctCTATTCCAAGtacaacaaataaaatatgCTCACTATTGGTGCAATATCTTTGctgtacacatttttattcattgcaTGTAATTTGACCTCGAAATAATCCACCATTTCAATGTTTCAGTATACAAATAAATCTTgatattttggacattttgggGTTTTGTGAAAGGCTTGAACTCACTGCTTTTGGTGCCAGAGGTCCTCAAGGTGCAAGCAGGCAGCAGCATGTTTAAATAATAAAGAGTCTCATTGTTTattcttattgttttttgtttgtgtgagtgtgtttaggGTGGAGATGGCTTTGGGGGAGAAACTCTTTCTGAACCATGAGGCACATGTTTTTGCTGGGCTGTTGCACCTGTTAGGGGGCAACAGTTAAAATAATGTGACGACCAGGATGTCAGAGGTCTCAGATGATGCTGGTGGATCTATGAATGGAGTGTGAGGTGGCAAGGACAGTGGGCAGCCCTTAGattttgtttctgcagattCATCTAGTCTCTgcagggctttttttttcttgtctgtaGATGAGCAGCCTGCATACCATGAGATGGTGTATGTGAGTGTGTTCTCAATGGTTGCACGGTAGAAGGCCATTAGCAGCATCCTTTGGGTGTAGTTCCAAATTTGGAGGCATTATGTGCTTATAGGCACTCTCAGGAAGTGGAGTCCCTGCTGTGCTCTTACAGTTATGATGTTGTAGCAGGTCAGGGAGGGACAAATCTTAATGAAGTAATAGATAATTGTGACCCGTTGCTCACAAATTAGGGCTGTAAAACCATTAATGTGTAATTGGGATTAGTTACTGGATTCCAGTGGCTAATTGGAATTAATCACAGTTtgaaatttaattattttgcattCCAAAACATTTTGAGCCCATACTGACAATGTAAAGCAATTCCAATCAGTTTCCTGATTTGGATATCAAATTGATGCAATGCGATGTACCATATACTACAGAAAATGACTTTAGATTTCGATTTAAATGGGTGCTGCACTGCTACATaagtgtggtctgaaaccatggTTTGGGGTGTTTATTCTGTAAAATACAGTGTAAAAAACTGTTACACATTAAGACATGTGatggagtgcatgtacaaaatgactcactgaagtcCTATTATCCCTTCTTAATGCGTAACTGTTTTTACTTTCCAGGCATTGACGTTTAGTTGTTTCTCTATTAGCTCACTATATGTTAAGAGTTAAGAGAGGTTCCTATCCTATAAACTTCTGCTTATTGTGCTTTTTCTTTGTAGTTCGTACTGTCCATAGTAAAGAGTATATTTTAAAAGTATGTCCATGTATGGTCTCAGTAGTTGGTTGATGTTTCTCAGCGGTAAACAATGCAACAGTGTCACATAGCATGTAGTCAGTCAGTTTGTGGCACTACTGTGGTTTTATGAGGCACAGCAAGCTCTgctagcagccttcagctcatctgtattgttgagtctggtgtctctcatcttcctcttgacatttccccagagattcctT encodes the following:
- the LOC121525300 gene encoding transmembrane protein 230-like, which codes for MKAARSNVLIAGAPNNKVKYSRLAADDDGYIDLQFKKSPPKVPYKAIALAVFLFLIGSLLIIFGALLLSGTIEVEHPDRTIPVIIIGLLVFLPGFYHLRIAYFAAKGYRGYSYEDIPDFGD